Proteins encoded within one genomic window of Rhododendron vialii isolate Sample 1 chromosome 1a, ASM3025357v1:
- the LOC131331677 gene encoding protein FAR1-RELATED SEQUENCE 5-like translates to MIFGENLAWLLRLSSQTVYLSNFLGTPQRKIREGAMDDYNFSISDSWSFENDVRSEESVSHNSRDYTLEFTTDQIFESREDMLAWARSVGLKYGIVVVILNSAKLKGGKLPKCILGCERGGKYEPPRYLVEGQSLQRNTGTRKCDCPFQLRGIPQHPYGIRWGLEVISGVHNHETAKHIEGHEYPSRLKSVEKQFVADMANSTAPREILNILKQKDPSNTTGIKSVYNAIFTNKAAKLDGLTPIQYVIRQLLKKHYLHQFLTNPDTNEITDIIWVHPMSLELSVNFPSVLIIDATYKTNEYRKPLLEVVGITSTWRTYSLMFGYLSNEKEETLTWALNNLKNWMLQKGASMPLVFVSDRDLALMNAIEACFPTARHILCIWHINQCVMKNCSRVLGPEWKRFIKSWHSLINSSTPSSFEQKWQAMCNDFRQFPYVITYLWQTWLSSYKERFVSAWTDTCMHLGSNSSQRAESAHARLKAYLGDTMSSLQTSFDKIEKMLKNQFGEIKKSFEKSLNIPRHKQLRDDIFDQVRCRISLEAMEFIDDQLQTALEVSPHIVGYCNCTIKITHGLPCMHDLAYYRSISTPIPLWSIHAHWTRLSMHATEFNEEGARSDRTSQVVEILDGMDPPMREHIIDRIIDMADPSRSTVRPPSYNTEHRGRPTGRDEQSTRRIPSFSEASTSGSRTATSRVRGRGRRGRGSGVRNTQFIVASITDRYIQRLPQAFQPYISHTVDVLGDGHCGFRAIAALIGYSENDWSRVREELIEEIQQNYYLYSVVYPADDWPNRLLILLNWFEPTAPENHWMEAMTLGVVIATRYNLVLHTFDEDVYGCFTHLPLRSPPVPIEYRREIAIARVNSSDEAKGWAASYETRLLLWYEVMGISTPGAAFGGDID, encoded by the exons ATGATTTTCGGTGAAAATTTAGCATGGTTACTTAGGCTTTCCTCACAGACTGTGTatctgtcaaattttttaggaacGCCGCAGCGGAAAATTCGGGAAGGAGCAATGGATGactacaacttttcaatttcagatagttggtcatTTGAGAATGATGTTCGTAGTGAGGAGAGTGTCTCCCACAATAGTCGCGATTATACACTAGAATTTACCACCGACCAG atttttgaaagtagagaAGATATGTTAGCTTGGGCGCGGAGCGTTGGTCTAAAATATGGTATTGTGGTGGTTATTTTAAATTCTGCTAAGTTAAAAGGCGGCAAATTGCCGAAGTGCATTCTTGGTTgtgaaagaggaggaaagtacGAACCGCCACGGTATCTGGTTGAAGGGCAATCCTTGCAAAGAAACACTGGGACTAGAAAATGCGATTGCCCATTTCAACTGCGAggtataccacaacatccatacggtatcaggTGGGGTTTAGAGGTTATTAGTGGTGTCCATAACCATGAAACAGCAAAACATATTGAGGGCCAcgagtacccgtcaaggctaAAATCagtagagaaacaatttgtggcCGACATGGCCAATAGCACTGCGCCTCGTGAGATTcttaatattttgaagcaaaaagacCCGTCAAACACTACGGGAATCAAGAGCGTTTATAACGCTATTTTTACAAATAAAGCAGCCAAACTGGACGGTCTAACTCCTATTCAGTATGTCATACGTCAATTACTTAAGAAACATTACCTCCATCAATTTCTTACAAATCCGGATACTaacgaaatcacagatattaTTTGGGTTCATCCTATGAGTCTAGAGCTATCTGTCAACTTTCCGTCTGTACTAATCATTGATGCCACGTACAAGACCAATGAGTATCGGAAACCACTATTGGAggttgtgggtatcacatccacatggCGAACTTACTCGCTTATGTTCGGTTATCTTAGTAATGAGAAAGAAGAGACATTGACGTGGGCATTGAATAACTTAAAAAACTGGATGCTTCAAAAGGGGGCGTCGATGCCATTGGTGTTTGTTTCAGATCGGGATTTAGCGCTTATGAACGCCATTGAAGCATGTTTCCCTACAGCACGTCACATCTtgtgtatttggcacataaatcaGTGCGTCATGAAGAACTGCAGCCGTGTGCTTGGTCCGGAATGGAAGCGCTTCATCAAGTCATGGCACTCGCTTATCAATTCATCTACACCTTCGTCTTTCGAACAGAAGTGGCAAGCCATGTGCAACGATTTTCGCCAGTTCCCGTATGTCATAACTTACCTGTGGCAAACATGGTTAAGCTCGTACAAAGAGCGGTTTGTTTCAGCATGGACAGATACATGCATGCACCTCGgaagcaattcaagtcaaag GGCAGAGTCTGCACATGCGAGGCTAAAGGCATATTTGGGGGATACCATGTCATCGCTacaaacatcttttgataaaatagaaaagatgttgaaaaatcagttcggGGAAATTAAGAAGTCGTTCGAGAAATCATTGAACATTCCACGCCACAAACAATTACGTGACGACATTTTTGATCAGGTAAGGTGTCGAATTTCATTAGAAGCAATGGAGTTCATAGATGATCAGCTACAAACCGCTTTAGAAGTATCCCCCCACATTGTTGGCTATTGCAACTGTACGATCAAAATCacacacggattgccatgcatgcacgatCTTGCATATTATCGTTCCATTTCCACTCCAATTCCGCTATGGAGTATTCATGCTCATTGGACTAGGTTGTCTATGCACGCAACCGAGTTTAATGAGGAGGGAGCACGATCTGACAGGACATCTCAGGTCGTTGAGATATTAGATGGGATGGATCCACCTATGCGAGAGCATATCATAGACAGGATTATCGATATGGCAGATCCATCTCGTAGCACAGTTCGACCTCCATCGTATAACACAGAACATAGAGGTCGACCTACAGGTAGAGATGAGCAAAGTACACGTCGCATACCTTCTTTCTCAGAAGCATCCACTTCAGGATCAAGGACTGCAACATcgcgagtgagagggagagggagacgtgGGAGGGGTTCGGGGGTTCGCAACACTCAATTTATAGTTGCATCCATCACTGATCGCTACATTCAACGATTACCTCAGGCTTTTCAGCCTTATATTTCCCACACTGTTGACGTGCTTGGTGATGGTCATTGTGGATTCAGGGCAATAGCTGCACTAATCGGGTATAGTGAAAATGATTGGAGTCGAGTACGAGAGGAGCTTATtgaagaaattcaacaaaattattatctatACAGTGTGGTTTATCCAGCAGATGATTGGCCAAATCGTCTACTAATTTTACTGAATTGGTTCGAGCCTACAGCACCAGAGAATCATTGGATGGAGGCTATGACTTTGGGAGTTGTCATCGCAACAAGGTACAACCTAgtactgcatacatttgatgaggatgtttacggttgttttactcatttgCCATTGAGGTCCCCTCCAGTTCCAATCGAATACCGCCGGGAAATTGCTATTGCCCGT GTGAATTCATCGGATGAAGCTAAAGGATGGGCTGCCAGTTATGAAACACGTTTGCtattgtggtacgaagtaatgggTATAAGCACGCCGGGAGCAgcatttggaggagatattgattaa
- the LOC131324076 gene encoding telomere repeat-binding protein 5-like isoform X1, translating into MVLQKRLYYGFDGYQVPPIPRATRSDRRRCSFRKKVDDNQMCAFDLLATVAGKLLLEEERSPSSSDRLTEKELSPTLQVSMKKEQQNEDKILRVEPCGGLESMITSDCSVNVAKSKIQVGSFENKVELASSGYQEFFDCTVVDKFKKQMNIELQDTGNISNIAKADICSLDNLTLRDRKNPALVSVESSMTMPLGTDHFSCGSFPAIREDVNLVIRDDDENSSGCTHPSSTTTKSFRAPSCVGNRRLRNGFASKYWKVTPKLKREEKHFNADSEVKPVYHHRKFCYKYQRSQRDYPIKKRKLYYDHSSVPNPDRGISCKGITSFPGKKFSCDASASSATMCGASGKPVCLPGQYRTFQSEDSHVKLRIKSFKVPELFIEIPESATVGSLKRTVMEAVTKILGGGLRVGVLLQGKKLRDDNKTLLQTGISDDNKLDALSFSLEPSGSLAPPPLHHEDSLFPLTCDSPQPLTRYSPTPIAVLDPPSLNLGSFVESDHDSAPSPPDMSTDKNLTDSRALVVVPAMNVGASAVVPARKSNRSEAAQRRIRRPFSVSEVEALVQAVEKLGTGRLRDVKLRAFDNAKHRTYVDLKDKWKTLVHTARISPQQRRGEPVPQELLDRVLNAHAHWAKQQAKPETCRLLL; encoded by the exons ATGGTGTTGCAGAAGAGGTTATATTATGGATTTGATGGCTATCAGGTGCCTCCCATCCCTCGAGCGACCAGATCAGATAGG AGGAGGTGCTCATTTAGGAAGAAAGTTGATGACAATCAAATGTGTGCGTTTGACTTATTGGCTACCGTAGCTGGCAAGCTATTGTTGGAGGAAGAAAGATCTCCTAGTTCAAGTGATAGGTTAACTGAAAAAGAACTGAGCCCAACTTTGCAAGTTTCTATGAAGAAAGagcagcagaatgaagataaaatCTTAAGAGTAGAACCTTGTGGGGGACTTGAATCAATGATAACTTCTGACTGTTCGGTGAATGTTGCTAAAAGCAAGATTCAAGTTGGAAGCTTCGAGAACAAAGTAGAGTTGGCTTCCTCTGGGTACCAGGAGTTTTTTGATTGTACAGTAGTGGATAAATTTAAGAAACAGATGAACATAGAGCTACAAGATACTGGAAACATATCAAATATTGCCAAGGCTGATATCTGCAGTTTGGATAATCTAACACTTAGGGACAGGAAAAACCCTGCTTTAGTTAGTGTAGAAAGTAGCATGACAATGCCTTTGGGCACTGATCACTTTTCTTGTGGTTCTTTCCCTGCAATTCGGGAGGATGTAAACTTAGTTATAAGAGATGATGACGAAAACTCTTCTGGGTGCACTCATCCTAGCAGCACCACAACAAAGTCCTTCAGGGCACCAAGTTGTGTTGGTAACCGAAGACTAAGGAATGGGTTTGCATCCAAATATTGGAAAGTCACTCCAAAATTAAAGCGCGAGGAGAAACATTTTAATGCTG ATTCTGAAGTAAAGCCTGTCTACCACCATAGGAAGTTTTGCTACAAATACCAAAGGTCTCAAAGGGATTACCCCATCAAAAAGAGGAAGCTGTATTATGACCACAGCTCGGTACCAAATCCTGATAGAGGGATAAGTTGTAAGGGCATCACCAGCTTCCCGGGGAAGAAGTTTAGCTGCGATGCTTCTGCTTCAAGTGCAACAATGTGTGGAG CCTCAGGGAAACCAGTTTGCTTACCAGGTCAATACAGGACCTTCCAATCTGAAGATTCCCATG TGAAGCTTAGGATCAAGTCCTTCAAGGTTCCAGAGCTTTTTATTGAGATTCCAGAATCTGCAACTGTTGGTTCACTAAAA AGAACAGTTATGGAGGCAGTGACTAAAATACTTGGGGGTGGGCTACGTGTTGGTGTACTTCTTCAGGGGAAGAAGTTAAGAGATGATAACAAAACTCTGCTGCAAACTGGAATATCTGATGATAACAAGCTTGATGCTCTGAGTTTCTCCCTGGAGCCTAGCGGTTCGCTGGCTCCCCCTCCTCTGCATCACGAAGATTCCCTTTTTCCACTCACTTGTGACTCACCTCAGCCTCTAACAAG GTATTCACCTACGCCTATTGCAGTTCTGGATCCTCCATCGCTGAATTTGGGAAGCTTTGTTGAAAGTGACCATGATTCGGCACCGTCTCCTCCTGACATGTCAACTGATAAAAACCTAACAGATTCTAGAGCATTGGTGGTTGTTCCAGCAATGAATGTTGGGGCAAGTGCTGTGGTTCCTGCGAGGAAATCTAATCGATCTGAGGCTGCGCAGCGCCGAATTCGTCGACCTTTCTCTGTTTCTGAAGTGGAAGCATTGGTTCAAGCTGTTGAGAAGCTTGGAACGGGAAG ATTGCGCGATGTTAAGTTGCGAGCTTTCGATAATGCAAAGCATCGAACTTATGTTGATCTGAAG GATAAGTGGAAAACATTGGTGCACACGGCGAGAATATCGCCCCAGCAAAGGAGAGGTGAGCCGGTGCCCCAAGAGCTCCTGGACCGGGTCCTCAATGCCCATGCTCATTGGGCCAAACAACAAGCCAAGCCGGAGACTTGCCGCCTCCTTCTTTGA
- the LOC131324076 gene encoding telomere repeat-binding protein 5-like isoform X2, which translates to MVLQKRLYYGFDGYQVPPIPRATRSDRRRCSFRKKVDDNQMCAFDLLATVAGKLLLEEERSPSSSDRLTEKELSPTLQVSMKKEQQNEDKILRVEPCGGLESMITSDCSVNVAKSKIQVGSFENKVELASSGYQEFFDCTVVDKFKKQMNIELQDTGNISNIAKADICSLDNLTLRDRKNPALVSVESSMTMPLGTDHFSCGSFPAIREDVNLVIRDDDENSSGCTHPSSTTTKSFRAPSCVGNRRLRNGFASKYWKVTPKLKREEKHFNADSEVKPVYHHRKFCYKYQRSQRDYPIKKRKLYYDHSSVPNPDRGISCKGITSFPGKKFSCDASASSATMCGASGKPVCLPGQYRTFQSEDSHVKLRIKSFKVPELFIEIPESATVGSLKRTVMEAVTKILGGGLRVGVLLQGKKLRDDNKTLLQTGISDDNKLDALSFSLEPSGSLAPPPLHHEDSLFPLTCDSPQPLTRYSPTPIAILDPPSLNLGSIVESDHDSAPSPPDMSIDKNLTDSRALVVVPAMNAGASAVVPARKSKRSEAAQRRIRRPFSVSEVEALVQAVEKLGTGRWRDVKLRAFDNAKHRTYVDLKDKWKTLVHTARISPQQRRGEPVPQELLDRVLNAHAHWAKQQAKPETCRFL; encoded by the exons ATGGTGTTGCAGAAGAGGTTATATTATGGATTTGATGGCTATCAGGTGCCTCCCATCCCTCGAGCGACCAGATCAGATAGG AGGAGGTGCTCATTTAGGAAGAAAGTTGATGACAATCAAATGTGTGCGTTTGACTTATTGGCTACCGTAGCTGGCAAGCTATTGTTGGAGGAAGAAAGATCTCCTAGTTCAAGTGATAGGTTAACTGAAAAAGAACTGAGCCCAACTTTGCAAGTTTCTATGAAGAAAGagcagcagaatgaagataaaatCTTAAGAGTAGAACCTTGTGGGGGACTTGAATCAATGATAACTTCTGACTGTTCGGTGAATGTTGCTAAAAGCAAGATTCAAGTTGGAAGCTTCGAGAACAAAGTAGAGTTGGCTTCCTCTGGGTACCAGGAGTTTTTTGATTGTACAGTAGTGGATAAATTTAAGAAACAGATGAACATAGAGCTACAAGATACTGGAAACATATCAAATATTGCCAAGGCTGATATCTGCAGTTTGGATAATCTAACACTTAGGGACAGGAAAAACCCTGCTTTAGTTAGTGTAGAAAGTAGCATGACAATGCCTTTGGGCACTGATCACTTTTCTTGTGGTTCTTTCCCTGCAATTCGGGAGGATGTAAACTTAGTTATAAGAGATGATGACGAAAACTCTTCTGGGTGCACTCATCCTAGCAGCACCACAACAAAGTCCTTCAGGGCACCAAGTTGTGTTGGTAACCGAAGACTAAGGAATGGGTTTGCATCCAAATATTGGAAAGTCACTCCAAAATTAAAGCGCGAGGAGAAACATTTTAATGCTG ATTCTGAAGTAAAGCCTGTCTACCACCATAGGAAGTTTTGCTACAAATACCAAAGGTCTCAAAGGGATTACCCCATCAAAAAGAGGAAGCTGTATTATGACCACAGCTCGGTACCAAATCCTGATAGAGGGATAAGTTGTAAGGGCATCACCAGCTTCCCGGGGAAGAAGTTTAGCTGCGATGCTTCTGCTTCAAGTGCAACAATGTGTGGAG CCTCAGGGAAACCAGTTTGCTTACCAGGTCAATACAGGACCTTCCAATCTGAAGATTCCCATG TGAAGCTTAGGATCAAGTCCTTCAAGGTTCCAGAGCTTTTTATTGAGATTCCAGAATCTGCAACTGTTGGTTCACTAAAA AGAACAGTTATGGAGGCAGTGACTAAAATACTTGGGGGTGGGCTACGTGTTGGTGTACTTCTTCAGGGGAAGAAGTTAAGAGATGATAACAAAACTCTGCTGCAAACTGGAATATCTGATGATAACAAGCTTGATGCTCTGAGTTTCTCCCTGGAGCCTAGCGGTTCGCTGGCTCCCCCTCCTCTGCATCACGAAGATTCCCTTTTTCCACTCACTTGTGACTCACCTCAGCCTCTAACAAG GTATTCACCTACGCCTATTGCAATTCTGGATCCTCCATCGCTGAATTTGGGAAGCATTGTTGAAAGTGACCATGATTCAGCACCGTCTCCTCCTGACATGTCAATTGATAAAAACCTAACAGATTCTAGAGCATTGGTGGTTGTTCCAGCGATGAATGCTGGGGCAAGTGCTGTGGTTCCTGCGAGGAAATCCAAGCGATCTGAGGCTGCGCAGCGCCGAATTCGTCGACCTTTCTCTGTTTCTGAAGTGGAAGCATTGGTTCAAGCTGTTGAGAAGCTTGGAACGGGAAG ATGGCGCGATGTTAAGCTGCGAGCTTTCGATAATGCAAAGCATCGAACTTATGTGGATCTGAAG GATAAGTGGAAAACATTGGTGCACACAGCGAGAATATCGCCCCAGCAAAGGAGGGGTGAGCCGGTGCCCCAAGAGCTCCTGGACCGGGTCCTCAACGCCCATGCTCATTGGGCCAAACAACAAGCCAAGCCGGAGACATGCCGCTTTCTTTGA
- the LOC131324076 gene encoding telomere repeat-binding protein 5-like isoform X3, protein MCAFDLLATVAGKLLLEEERSPSSSDRLTEKELSPTLQVSMKKEQQNEDKILRVEPCGGLESMITSDCSVNVAKSKIQVGSFENKVELASSGYQEFFDCTVVDKFKKQMNIELQDTGNISNIAKADICSLDNLTLRDRKNPALVSVESSMTMPLGTDHFSCGSFPAIREDVNLVIRDDDENSSGCTHPSSTTTKSFRAPSCVGNRRLRNGFASKYWKVTPKLKREEKHFNADSEVKPVYHHRKFCYKYQRSQRDYPIKKRKLYYDHSSVPNPDRGISCKGITSFPGKKFSCDASASSATMCGASGKPVCLPGQYRTFQSEDSHVKLRIKSFKVPELFIEIPESATVGSLKRTVMEAVTKILGGGLRVGVLLQGKKLRDDNKTLLQTGISDDNKLDALSFSLEPSGSLAPPPLHHEDSLFPLTCDSPQPLTRYSPTPIAVLDPPSLNLGSFVESDHDSAPSPPDMSTDKNLTDSRALVVVPAMNVGASAVVPARKSNRSEAAQRRIRRPFSVSEVEALVQAVEKLGTGRLRDVKLRAFDNAKHRTYVDLKDKWKTLVHTARISPQQRRGEPVPQELLDRVLNAHAHWAKQQAKPETCRLLL, encoded by the exons ATGTGTGCGTTTGACTTATTGGCTACCGTAGCTGGCAAGCTATTGTTGGAGGAAGAAAGATCTCCTAGTTCAAGTGATAGGTTAACTGAAAAAGAACTGAGCCCAACTTTGCAAGTTTCTATGAAGAAAGagcagcagaatgaagataaaatCTTAAGAGTAGAACCTTGTGGGGGACTTGAATCAATGATAACTTCTGACTGTTCGGTGAATGTTGCTAAAAGCAAGATTCAAGTTGGAAGCTTCGAGAACAAAGTAGAGTTGGCTTCCTCTGGGTACCAGGAGTTTTTTGATTGTACAGTAGTGGATAAATTTAAGAAACAGATGAACATAGAGCTACAAGATACTGGAAACATATCAAATATTGCCAAGGCTGATATCTGCAGTTTGGATAATCTAACACTTAGGGACAGGAAAAACCCTGCTTTAGTTAGTGTAGAAAGTAGCATGACAATGCCTTTGGGCACTGATCACTTTTCTTGTGGTTCTTTCCCTGCAATTCGGGAGGATGTAAACTTAGTTATAAGAGATGATGACGAAAACTCTTCTGGGTGCACTCATCCTAGCAGCACCACAACAAAGTCCTTCAGGGCACCAAGTTGTGTTGGTAACCGAAGACTAAGGAATGGGTTTGCATCCAAATATTGGAAAGTCACTCCAAAATTAAAGCGCGAGGAGAAACATTTTAATGCTG ATTCTGAAGTAAAGCCTGTCTACCACCATAGGAAGTTTTGCTACAAATACCAAAGGTCTCAAAGGGATTACCCCATCAAAAAGAGGAAGCTGTATTATGACCACAGCTCGGTACCAAATCCTGATAGAGGGATAAGTTGTAAGGGCATCACCAGCTTCCCGGGGAAGAAGTTTAGCTGCGATGCTTCTGCTTCAAGTGCAACAATGTGTGGAG CCTCAGGGAAACCAGTTTGCTTACCAGGTCAATACAGGACCTTCCAATCTGAAGATTCCCATG TGAAGCTTAGGATCAAGTCCTTCAAGGTTCCAGAGCTTTTTATTGAGATTCCAGAATCTGCAACTGTTGGTTCACTAAAA AGAACAGTTATGGAGGCAGTGACTAAAATACTTGGGGGTGGGCTACGTGTTGGTGTACTTCTTCAGGGGAAGAAGTTAAGAGATGATAACAAAACTCTGCTGCAAACTGGAATATCTGATGATAACAAGCTTGATGCTCTGAGTTTCTCCCTGGAGCCTAGCGGTTCGCTGGCTCCCCCTCCTCTGCATCACGAAGATTCCCTTTTTCCACTCACTTGTGACTCACCTCAGCCTCTAACAAG GTATTCACCTACGCCTATTGCAGTTCTGGATCCTCCATCGCTGAATTTGGGAAGCTTTGTTGAAAGTGACCATGATTCGGCACCGTCTCCTCCTGACATGTCAACTGATAAAAACCTAACAGATTCTAGAGCATTGGTGGTTGTTCCAGCAATGAATGTTGGGGCAAGTGCTGTGGTTCCTGCGAGGAAATCTAATCGATCTGAGGCTGCGCAGCGCCGAATTCGTCGACCTTTCTCTGTTTCTGAAGTGGAAGCATTGGTTCAAGCTGTTGAGAAGCTTGGAACGGGAAG ATTGCGCGATGTTAAGTTGCGAGCTTTCGATAATGCAAAGCATCGAACTTATGTTGATCTGAAG GATAAGTGGAAAACATTGGTGCACACGGCGAGAATATCGCCCCAGCAAAGGAGAGGTGAGCCGGTGCCCCAAGAGCTCCTGGACCGGGTCCTCAATGCCCATGCTCATTGGGCCAAACAACAAGCCAAGCCGGAGACTTGCCGCCTCCTTCTTTGA